In Persicimonas caeni, a single window of DNA contains:
- a CDS encoding tetratricopeptide repeat protein: MSENVEKLEGVISAAKLPEEGSRQALPSLKIAALLGPMVRTREWEAACRLAGFDASDRLVDALVSHGLAERVADGWRFVDRELVDALVDKVRGTPAWKKYHTMCANALFSVAGDSSAGVARRRADHLLAAGSSEEALEPLLMVEKEAYADGAYEQAHAVLDERQRLMDELELPSDDPRRAQNDWRSARLLQIQGQRRRALRLLDGSRQVLERTDWASERGNAALIHGQMLRDEGRLEEARESFEDATAQYALAADDSGLASSRMHRGHLEMEQGNLREALEFFEASLRSFEQIGDAFMMAVVLSQMSYAWLMQGDHAEAESCAARARDISQEAGHKTTEAAALNSLGEIARDRQDWDDARRFFEQAIILWLPAYDRNLHIARFNLALVEIGVGNYTAAKRLFLDVAERFAEMGFGPREPLVHAGLMTCSAAEEDWEAFEHHQARVLETVEKLGLGDDDLIWMVHKASVLVGERGTPAAKAAARELLMKLR; this comes from the coding sequence GTGTCTGAGAACGTCGAAAAACTCGAAGGGGTCATCTCTGCAGCGAAGCTCCCCGAGGAGGGGTCGCGCCAGGCGTTGCCGAGCTTGAAGATCGCGGCGCTGCTGGGCCCGATGGTGCGCACCCGTGAGTGGGAGGCTGCCTGCCGTCTGGCCGGATTCGACGCCAGCGACCGGCTCGTCGATGCCCTGGTCAGCCACGGCCTCGCCGAGCGCGTGGCCGACGGCTGGCGTTTCGTCGATCGCGAGTTGGTCGACGCGCTGGTCGACAAGGTGCGCGGGACGCCTGCTTGGAAGAAGTACCACACGATGTGCGCCAACGCGCTCTTCAGCGTGGCCGGCGACTCGTCCGCAGGCGTCGCACGGCGTCGCGCGGACCACCTGCTCGCCGCCGGAAGCTCCGAGGAGGCGCTCGAGCCGCTGTTGATGGTCGAGAAGGAGGCGTACGCCGACGGCGCCTACGAGCAGGCGCACGCCGTGCTCGACGAACGTCAGCGATTGATGGACGAGCTCGAACTCCCCTCTGACGACCCCCGCCGCGCACAGAACGATTGGCGCAGCGCACGTCTGTTGCAGATCCAGGGGCAGCGCAGACGCGCGCTGCGCCTCCTCGACGGCAGTCGGCAGGTGCTCGAGCGGACCGACTGGGCCTCCGAGCGCGGCAACGCCGCCCTCATCCATGGTCAGATGCTCCGTGACGAAGGCCGCCTCGAGGAGGCCCGTGAGTCCTTCGAGGACGCCACGGCCCAATACGCGCTCGCGGCCGACGACTCCGGGCTGGCCTCCAGCCGCATGCATCGCGGCCATCTCGAAATGGAGCAGGGCAACCTTCGAGAGGCGCTCGAGTTTTTCGAGGCGTCGCTGCGCAGCTTCGAGCAGATCGGCGACGCGTTCATGATGGCGGTGGTCTTGTCGCAGATGTCCTATGCCTGGTTGATGCAAGGCGATCATGCCGAGGCGGAGAGTTGTGCCGCCCGGGCGCGCGACATCTCCCAGGAGGCGGGCCACAAGACCACCGAAGCCGCCGCGCTGAACTCGCTGGGCGAGATCGCTCGTGACCGGCAGGATTGGGACGACGCGCGTCGTTTCTTCGAGCAGGCCATCATCCTGTGGCTGCCCGCCTACGATCGCAACCTGCACATTGCGCGGTTCAACTTGGCGCTCGTCGAGATCGGTGTCGGCAATTATACCGCGGCGAAGCGGCTCTTTCTGGACGTGGCCGAGCGATTTGCCGAGATGGGCTTCGGCCCGCGCGAGCCGCTGGTTCACGCCGGGCTGATGACCTGCAGCGCCGCCGAGGAGGACTGGGAGGCGTTCGAGCATCATCAGGCGCGGGTGCTCGAGACGGTCGAGAAGCTCGGTCTGGGCGACGATGACCTGATCTGGATGGTCCACAAAGCGAGCGTGCTCGTCGGCGAGCGCGGGACGCCGGCGGCCAAGGCGGCCGCGCGCGAGCTCCTCATGAAGTTGCGTTGA